The following proteins come from a genomic window of Macrobrachium rosenbergii isolate ZJJX-2024 chromosome 37, ASM4041242v1, whole genome shotgun sequence:
- the LOC136825218 gene encoding uncharacterized protein yields MGRHAPSKFGHNSPLQHQHRPPTPPGARIKEKTRVRHSPLSFSHPSGRIMACLMTERFVWHSINKDIHQWARSCIPCQMSKTSRHTESGSPIFPSHIQIDVIGPLLQLRGAKYLLTIIDRSTRWPEATPMDEASTTSCAEALLSSWISRFGVPDSITTDRGPAFLSELWVSLVCLMSTTLHSTTAHSSTANSMVEWAHGSLKAAPMARCTDERWKEQLPWVLLGLCTTPKANGNAFPAEKVYGETLAIPGEFFLPSADGADTHLLRLRELAQRFVSCHKTFTNRTITYNPPA; encoded by the coding sequence ATGGGAAGACATGCCCCTAGCAAATtcggacacaactctcctctgcaacaccagcacaggccgcccacgccccctggtgcccgcatcAAGGAGAAAACAAGAGTTCGACATAGTCCACTGTCTTTCTCCCATCCATCGGGGCGCATAATGGCATGCCTCATGACTGAAAggttcgtctggcacagcatcaacaaggacatccaccagtgggcaaggagctgcatcccgtgccagatgagcaaaacatcccggcacacagaGTCCGGATCACCGATCTTCCCCAGCCACATCCAAATCGACGTCATCGGGCCCCTTCTGCAGTTGAGGGGAGCCAAATACCTTctgacgatcatagaccgctccactcgctggcccgaagcaacccccatggatgaagcatcaacaacgtcatgcgcagaggccctcctctccagttggataagtCGGtttggagtgccagacagcatcactacggacaggggacctgctttcctgtcagagctctgggtctccttggtatgcctgatgagtactactctacacagcacaacggcacACAGCTCCACAGCGAACAGCATGGTCGAGTGGGCGCAcggctctcttaaagcagctcccATGGCACGCTGCActgacgagaggtggaaggaacagctgccctgggtcctgctgggtctctgcaccacACCAAAAGCAAATGGCAACGCTttccctgctgagaaagtctatggggaaacACTGGCTATACCCGGAGAATTCTTCCTGCCGTCGGCTGACGGCGCCGACACCCATCTcctgaggttgagggaactcgcacaaaGGTTTGTgtcctgccacaagaccttcaccaacagaaccatcacctacaaCCCACCCGCCTGa